In the genome of Raphanus sativus cultivar WK10039 chromosome 4, ASM80110v3, whole genome shotgun sequence, one region contains:
- the LOC108848745 gene encoding tubulin-folding cofactor C, with product MEEEEPRSETQDEALQKKHNDMLQRFSARHQARKSDSTSSSSTFESTSSFLSQFADSKRSIESRIADLRLASEDSSKLKSDLAEISSSIDDLEKLVAANSYFLPSYEVRSSLRSASDLKQSLDALSAALLPKKKFSFKTKSSPPSTTTTANPPEIQKRDLAPPPNVVVPVRDSPGFRNKQGETLTKSFRSGEFTLSDLDSCRVRLTGTVNALFIHRLRNCHVYTGPVIGSILIDDVEDCLLVVASHQIRIHRAKRSDFYLRVRSRPIIEDSNGVRFGPYCLDYGGIEQDLKTAGLEEETQSWANVDDFLWLRAVHSPNWSLLPEEERLSSVSISGEGDS from the coding sequence ATGGAAGAGGAGGAGCCGAGATCCGAAACCCAAGACGAGGCATTGCAGAAGAAGCACAATGACATGCTCCAACGCTTCTCCGCTCGCCACCAAGCTCGAAAATCCGATTCaacttcctcctcctccacgtTCGAATCCACCTCCTCGTTCCTCTCCCAGTTCGCCGACTCCAAGCGATCAATCGAGTCACGAATCGCCGATCTGCGACTCGCCTCGGAAGACTCGTCCAAGCTCAAATCAGATCTCGCCGAGATCTCATCATCGATCGACGATCTCGAGAAGCTCGTCGCAGCCAACTCCTACTTCCTCCCTTCCTACGAAGTCCGATCCTCTCTCAGATCCGCTTCCGATCTCAAACAGAGCCTCGACGCCCTCTCCGCCGCCTTGCTCCCCAAGAAGAAGTTCTCCTTCAAGACCAAATCGTCTCCTccttccaccaccaccaccgcaaACCCCCCGGAGATCCAGAAACGCGATCTCGCTCCTCCTCCGAACGTCGTCGTCCCCGTACGCGATTCTCCGGGATTCAGAAACAAACAGGGGGAGACTCTCACGAAAAGCTTTAGATCCGGAGAGTTCACGTTGTCAGATCTCGATTCGTGCCGAGTGCGTTTGACCGGAACCGTCAACGCTCTCTTCATCCACCGGTTGAGGAACTGCCACGTGTACACAGGCCCTGTGATTGGCTCGATTCTGATAGACGACGTGGAGGACTGCCTTCTTGTGGTGGCCTCGCATCAGATTAGGATCCATCGCGCCAAGAGGAGTGATTTCTATTTGAGAGTGAGGAGCCGTCCCATTATAGAAGACAGCAACGGAGTCAGGTTCGGGCCTTACTGTTTGGACTACGGAGGGATCGAGCAAGATTTGAAGACGGCGGGTTTGGAGGAGGAGACTCAGAGCTGGGCCAATGTTGATGATTTCTTGTGGCTCAGAGCTGTTCACTCGCCTAACTGGTCCCTCTTGCCGGAAGAGGAAAGGCTTTCTTCGGTTTCTATTTCCGGTGAAGGAGATTCTTGA
- the LOC130511891 gene encoding adenylyl-sulfate kinase 2, chloroplastic, producing the protein MEGLAIRASRPSILCSLPGLNGGSHRRPISDGFLRLPTSSNAADKPKLVAKSASFHPISAVNVSAQASLTADFPALSETNLKEERISGDKKPENIVWHESSICRCDRQQLLQQKGCVIWITGLSGSGKSTVACALSKALFERGKLTYTLDGDNVRHGLNRDLTFKAEDRTENIRRIGEVAKLFADVGVICIASLISPYRRDRDECRSLLPEGDFVEVFMDVPLSVCESRDPKGLYKLARAGKIKGFTGIDDPYEAPLNCEVVLKHTGDNDSCSPRQMAENIISYLQNKGYLEG; encoded by the exons ATGGAAGGCTTGGCTATCAGAGCATCGCGACCGTCCATCCTCTGCTCTCTTCCAGGTCTCAACGGCGGTTCTCACCGACGACCTATAAGTGACGGTTTCCTCAGGCTTCCCACGTCATCAAATGCGGCGGATAAGCCTAAACTAGTCGCCAAGTCTGCTTCTTTTCATCCAATATCCGCCGTTAATGTCTCTGCTCAAGCTTCCCTCACCGCCGATTTCCCCGCCCTTTCAG AAACGaatttgaaagaagagagaatcAGCGGAGACAAGAAGCCAGAGAACATCGTGTGGCACGAGAGTTCCATTTGCAGATGTGACAGACAACAACTTCTTCAGCAAAAGGGTTGTGTCATTTGGATCACTGGTCTCAGCGGTTCAGGGAAAAGCACAGTTGCTTGTGCGTTAAGTAAAGCACTGTTTGAAAGAGGCAAACTTACTTACACACTTGACGGCGACAATGTACGTCATGGTCTTAACCGAGACCTCACTTTTAAAGCTGAGGATCGTACTGAAAACATACGCAGGATAG GTGAGGTGGCTAAGCTGTTTGCTGACGTCGGCGTCATTTGTATAGCAAGTTTGATTTCTCCTTACCGGAGAGACAGAGATGAGTGCCGGTCATTGTTGCCGGAGGGAGATTTTGTGGAG GTTTTCATGGACGTTCCTCTGTCTGTGTGCGAGTCAAGAGATCCAAAGGGGCTGTACAAGCTTGCACGTGCCGGGAAAATCAAAG GTTTTACTGGAATCGATGACCCTTACGAGGCGCCATTGAACTGCGAG GTCGTGCTGAAACACACAGGGGACAACGATTCTTGTTCGCCACGACAGATGGCGGAAAATATCATCTCTTACTTGCAAAACAAAGGTTACCTTGAGGGCTAA
- the LOC130511890 gene encoding cytochrome P450 79B1-like encodes MNTFPSNSSGLTSTTTQTWSFSNMYLLTTLQAFVAITIAMLLKKLITNPNEKKLSLPPGPTGWPIIGMIPAMLKSRPVFRWLHSIMKQLNTEIACVRLGNTHVITVTCPKIAREILKQQDALFASRPMTYAQNVLSNGYKTCVITPFGEQFKKMRKVVMTKLVCPARHRWLHQKRAEENDHLTAWVYNMVKNSGSIDFRFVTRHYCGNAIKKLMFGTRTFSENTAPDGGPTAEDIDHMEAMFEALGFTFAFCISDYLPMLTGLDLNGHEKIMRDSSAIMDKYHDPIIDGRIKMWREGKRTQIEDFLDIFISIKDEEGNPLLTADEIKPTIKELVMAAPDNPSNAVEWAMAEMVNKPEILRKAMEEIDRVVGKERLVQESDIPKLNYVKAILREAFRLHPVAAFNLPHVALSDTTVAGYHIPKGSQVLLSRYGLGRNPKVWADPLSFKPERHLKECSEVTLTENDLRFISFSTGKRGCAAPALGTALTTMMLARLLQGFTWKLPENETRVELMESSHDMFLAKPLVMVGELRLPEHLYPTVK; translated from the exons ATGAACACTTTTCCCTCAAACTCTTCGGGTCTCACTTCCACTACTACACAAACATGGTCGTTCAGCAACATGTATCTACTCACAACTCTTCAAGCATTTGTGGCTATAACCATAGCGATGCTTCTCAAGAAACTGATCACGAAtcctaatgaaaaaaaattgtctcTCCCGCCGGGTCCCACCGGATGGCCCATCATTGGAATGATTCCAGCGATGCTAAAGAGCCGCCCAGTTTTCCGGTGGCTCCACAGCATCATGAAGCAGCTAAACACTGAGATAGCATGCGTGAGGCTAGGAAACACTCACGTGATCACCGTCACATGCCCCAAGATAGCACGTGAGATACTCAAGCAACAAGACGCTCTATTCGCCTCAAGACCTATGACTTACGCACAAAACGTCCTCTCTAACGGTTACAAAACATGTGTGATCACTCCGTTCGGTGAACAATTCAAGAAAATGAGGAAAGTCGTGATGACGAAACTAGTTTGTCCGGCGAGACACAGGTGGCTTCATCAGAAGAGAGCCGAAGAAAACGACCATTTAACCGCGTGGGTATACAACATGGTTAAGAACTCGGGCTCAATCGATTTCCGGTTTGTGACAAGGCATTACTGCGGAAATGCTATCAAGAAACTCATGTTCGGGACAAGAACGTTCTCTGAAAACACCGCACCTGATGGTGGACCAACCGCCGAGGACATCGATCATATGGAAGCTATGTTTGAAGCATTAGGGTTTACATTTGCTTTTTGTATCTCTGATTATCTACCTATGCTCACGGGACTTGATCTTAACGGTCACGAGAAGATTATGAGAGATTCAAGTGCTATTATGGACAAGTATCATGATCCTATCATCGATGGAAGAATCAAGATGTGGAGAGAAGGAAAGAGAACTCAAATCGAggattttctagatattttcatttctatcaaaGATGAAGAAGGCAACCCATTGCTTACCGCCGATGAAATCAAACCCACAATTAAG GAGCTCGTAATGGCGGCGCCAGACAATCCATCAAACGCCGTAGAATGGGCCATGGCGGAGATGGTAAACAAACCGGAGATACTCCGCAAGGCAATGGAAGAAATCGACAGAGTGGTCGGAAAAGAAAGACTTGTCCAAGAATCCGACATCCCAAAACTAAACTACGTCAAAGCTATTCTCCGTGAAGCCTTCCGTCTCCATCCCGTCGCCGCCTTTAACCTTCCACACGTGGCACTTTCCGACACAACCGTCGCCGGATATCACATCCCTAAAGGAAGTCAAGTCCTTCTCAGCCGATATGGGCTGGGCCGTAACCCTAAAGTTTGGGCCGACCCGCTTAGCTTTAAACCAGAGAGACATCTAAAAGAGTGCTCAGAAGTTACTTTGACGGAGAACGATCTCCGGTTTATCTCGTTCAGCACCGGGAAAAGAGGTTGTGCTGCTCCGGCTTTAGGTACGGCGTTGACGACGATGATGCTCGCAAGACTTCTTCAAGGTTTCACTTGGAAGCTACCGGAGAATGAAACACGTGTTGAGCTGATGGAGTCTAGTCATGATATGTTTTTGGCTAAACCGTTGGTTATGGTAGGTGAGTTGAGATTGCCGGAGCATCTTTACCCGACGGTGAAGTAG
- the LOC108849821 gene encoding uncharacterized protein LOC108849821, whose amino-acid sequence MSRFCLFLSANSHKSQDKERRRRESMAGCFSYVSSRNKCYQYSFSSAGLRSSTSDLGDGTVVHCWVPLTHVDAKPTLLLLHGIGANAMWQWDRFIDRFIPRFNVYVPDLVFFGDSHTTRPDRSESFQASCVMKVMDSHGVGTMTVAGLSYGGFVAYSMAAQFKERIDRVVLICAGVALEEKDVEDGMFKVKSAEEAADLLFPQSPSMLRRLLQLSFYKPPVWIPSCFAMDYIHVMCRDNLQERKELVEALHKGRRFADLPKITQPTLMIWGEEDQVFPVELAHRLKRHFGENRAQLVLLKKTGHAINEERPKEMYKHIKSFLCTDAMIPTNDNAKTLALASLISPVKFNK is encoded by the exons ATGTCTAGATtctgtctctttctctctgcaaactctcacaagtcacaagacaaagagagaagaagaagagaatcaaTGGCTGGTTGCTTCAGCTACGTTTCTTCCCGTAACAAATGTTACCAATACAGCTTCTCTAGCGCCGGTCTCCGATCATCAACCTCCGATCTTGGAGACGGCACCGTCGTCCACTGCTGGGTCCCTCTGACTCACGTCGACGCCAAGCccactctcctcctcctccacggGATCGGAGCCAACGCCATGTGGCAGTGGGACCGGTTCATCGACCGGTTTATCCCCCGGTTCAACGTCTACGTGCCTGACCTCGTCTTCTTCGGCGACTCGCACACGACTCGGCCCGACCGGTCCGAATCGTTCCAGGCGAGCTGCGTCATGAAGGTGATGGACTCTCACGGCGTTGGGACCATGACTGTTGCCGGGCTCAGCTACGGAGGGTTCGTGGCGTACTCAATGGCGGCGCAGTTTAAGGAGAGGATAGATCGGGTGGTGCTAATATGCGCCGGGGTGGCGCTGGAGGAGAAAGACGTGGAGGATGGGATGTTTAAAGTGAAGAGCGCGGAGGAGGCGGCAGACTTGTTGTTTCCTCAGTCTCCGTCGATGCTCAGGCGACTTCTCCAGTTATCTTTCTACAAACCTCCGGTTTGGATCCCTTCTTGCTTTGCCATGGACTACATTCAT GTGATGTGTAGAGATAATCTTCAAGAAAGGAAAGAACTTGTGGAAGCTCTACATAAAGGTAGAAGATTTGCAGATCTTCCCAAGATAACACAG CCTACATTGATGATATGGGGAGAGGAAGATCAAGTATTCCCAGTGGAATTAGCACACAGATTGAAAAG ACATTTTGGGGAAAACAGAGCACAACTAGTGCTACTAAAGAAAACAGGACATGCGATTAATGAAGAGAGACCAAAGGAGATGTACAAACACATCAAGTCTTTTCTTTGCACAGACGCAATGATTCCTACTAATGACAACGCCAAGACACTCGCGTTAGCAAGCTTGATATCTCCAGTCAAGTTCAACAAGTGA
- the LOC108852321 gene encoding putative serine/threonine-protein kinase receptor, translated as MFSRVSVANCFREESKWRRFKWKLRETCSDDDGFQPLKNMKLIPETDNWTISYEGVGLEECKERCLKTCNCTAFANTDMPNGVRSCVMWTRSLEDTRRYSTNRGQNLYVKLAALDMERKRKNQNKKKLTIGLIVCGSLLLLLIVGVVTFCCWKRYKNAVLLAPVEVTNQSLPLDEEEMTNGGLTSPFIQFDVIAQATNNFQDKIGSGGFANVYRGRLVDGRDIAVKRLYKLTDDAIQGFWNEVNLIALLQHTNLVRVIGYFHDPETKILVYEYLPNSSLNTYIYKTTRSNVLDWNKRMDIAKGIARGLLYLHQDSRVRVIHLDLKLSNVLLCDQMIPKISDFGTAKRLDGEDTQAVTNTVTGTRCYMAPEYAIDGVCSLKADVFSFGVLLLEMVSGINVIEFNKQDDGHQRFLRFTWNLWLQGKVLKIVDQYFTSSSSSTSYQPEEALRCIQIALLCVQAHAEDRPLMDSIILMLGSQNEVIRLPKPPLEADSLPEQDPQDESSTTSTVATA; from the exons ATGTTTTCCAGGGTTTCGGTCGCCAACTGCTTCAGAGAGGAATCAAAATGGCGACGCTTCAAGTGGAAATTGCGTGAGACCTGCTCCGATGATGATGGGTTTCAGCCGCTGAAGAATATGAAACTAATTCCTGAAACTGATAATTGGACAATTTCTTACGAGGGAGTGGGGTTGGAGGAATGTAAGGAGAGGTGTCTCAAAACCTGTAACTGTACAGCGTTTGCAAACACGGACATGCCAAATGGTGTGCGGAGTTGTGTGATGTGGACACGAAGCTTGGAGGATACTCGACGTTATAGCACCAACCGGGGTCAAAATCTTTACGTCAAACTGGCTGCTCTTGATATGG agagaaaaaggaaaaatcaaaacaaaaagaaactgaCTATTGGATTAATCGTTTGCGGAAGCCTTTTGCTTCTTCTAATTGTCGGTGTCGTCACGTTCTGCTGCTGGAAGAGATACAAGAATGCAGTTTTGTTAG CACCTGTAGAGGTAACGAACCAGAGCCTACCTCTGGACGAGGAGGAGATGACGAATGGTGGTTTGACATCTCCATTCATACAGTTTGACGTCATCGCCCAAGCCACAAATAATTTTCAAGATAAAATCGGATCGGGTGGCTTCGCCAATGTTTACAGG GGGAGGTTAGTTGACGGGCGAGACATAGCGGTGAAACGTCTTTATAAACTGACAGATGACGCAATCCAAGGGTTCTGGAACGAAGTCAACCTCATAGCACTTCTGCAACACACAAACCTCGTTCGAGTTATTGGATATTTTCATGACCCTGAAACCAAGATTCTCGTCTACGAATACCTGCCAAATTCTAGCCTCAACACTTACATTTACA AAACAACCCGGAGCAATGTGCTTGATTGGAACAAACGGATGGACATCGCCAAGGGAATTGCTCGAGGGCTACTATATCTTCACCAAGATTCCAGGGTTAGGGTCATTCACCTTGACCTCAAACTCAGCAACGTCTTGCTTTGCGACCAAATGATACCTAAGATCTCGGATTTTGGAACGGCTAAGCGCCTTGATGGGGAGGATACTCAAGCTGTTACGAATACCGTGACTGGAACTCG CTGCTATATGGCTCCAGAGTACGCAATAGATGGCGTGTGCTCCCTTAAAGCTGATGTGTTCAGCTTTGGAGTGCTGCTTCTTGAAATGGTCAGCGGAATAAACGTAATAGAGTTCAATAAGCAAGATGACGGTCATCAACGTTTCTTACGCTTC ACGTGGAACCTATGGCTTCAAGGCAAAGTGCTAAAGATCGTAGACCAATATttcacatcatcatcatcatcaacttcGTATCAACCAGAAGAAGCTCTCAGGTGCATTCAAATTGCCCTCTTGTGTGTTCAAGCCCACGCCGAGGACAGGCCCCTCATGGATTCTATTATTTTGATGCTTGGGAGTCAAAACGAGGTAATCAGGCTTCCTAAACCGCCTTTGGAGGCTGACTCGTTGCCTGAACAAGATCCACAAGATGAATCTTCCACGACAAGTACTGTAGCGACGGCTTAG